The following proteins are encoded in a genomic region of Spirosoma sp. SC4-14:
- a CDS encoding TonB-dependent receptor: MNAKILIICCLVSISAFSQSLRGRVTDAANGSSLPGVTVVVLNMQTGTTTDAGGNFSLELNPGRYTLRFSSLGFETAEQSVVVEAGTRAITQALKPALTNLNEVVVVGSRNLNRSVTDSPAPIDVIDVRQVTSKTGQLDVNQLLQFVAPSFNSNRQTGSDGADHVDPATLRGLGPDQTLVLINGKRQHQSSLVTLFGTRGRGNTGTDLNTIPAAAIERIEILRDGAAAQYGSDAIAGVINIVLKSTTNQLTANVNYGAYQAKYRFDDQKFDGGNLNLNANYGWKIGKNGFLNLTGDYNQRDHTNRANTPGIDSTLQRRQYGDAQIKNTSLYANSQIPLSANTNLYAFGGINFRKGDAYAWTRSADSPRNIPSIYPNGFDPIITSNITDGTFAAGVRTTTKRGWNIDFGNIFGSNRFDYGVKNTLNASMGASSPREFNAGGFQLQQNVTGLHFTRFFKNTFQGFNVAFGSEFRYENYKIFAGEEASYKAYDITKAAGSQGFPGFQPSNVVNQSRTNLGLYIDTEADLTKAFMIGAAARYEHYSDFGSTINGKLSSRLKVSPGFMLRGTLSTGFRAPSLAQKYFNSTITNFVGGQPIQVQIAQNGSDITKALGVPPLKQETSVNASLGFTSELGSGFTLTVDGYYVRIKDRVVLTGQFSNDLPEISDALNQLNVSQVQFFTNAISTRTRGIDIVLAHHAQVGKGRLNTSLGMNFNSLDTISVNTNEKLKPYKDLYFDLREYYFVKASAPPSKINLTVDYSIDKWAFLVRFVRFGEVKLANWNYDPVNLDIYHPKVTTDMSISYRFTPQVGLSIGGSNIFNVYPDLHRADLTESGGAWDPVQMGINGAYWFGKLNFRF, from the coding sequence ATGAATGCAAAAATTCTAATTATTTGTTGTCTGGTATCGATCTCTGCTTTTTCACAAAGCTTGCGCGGTCGGGTTACGGATGCCGCCAACGGAAGTTCATTACCAGGCGTAACGGTTGTTGTGCTTAATATGCAAACGGGCACAACCACAGATGCTGGCGGAAATTTTTCGCTTGAGTTAAATCCTGGTCGCTATACGCTCCGATTTAGTTCGTTAGGGTTTGAAACCGCTGAGCAATCGGTCGTAGTCGAAGCGGGTACGAGAGCAATAACTCAGGCGTTAAAACCTGCTTTAACGAATCTGAATGAGGTAGTCGTAGTCGGATCGCGTAATCTGAACCGCTCTGTTACTGATTCGCCTGCACCCATCGATGTAATCGACGTTCGGCAGGTAACCTCAAAAACGGGCCAGCTCGATGTTAACCAACTACTACAATTTGTTGCGCCTTCGTTCAATTCGAATCGGCAAACCGGTTCCGACGGGGCCGACCACGTAGATCCGGCTACGCTGCGCGGTCTGGGACCCGACCAGACCCTGGTATTGATCAATGGAAAACGGCAGCACCAGTCTTCGCTGGTTACGTTATTTGGAACGCGCGGCCGGGGCAATACGGGTACTGATCTGAATACGATTCCGGCAGCGGCCATCGAACGGATCGAGATTCTTCGTGACGGGGCAGCCGCTCAGTATGGTTCTGATGCCATTGCCGGTGTGATCAACATCGTTCTCAAATCGACTACCAACCAGTTAACGGCAAACGTTAATTATGGCGCTTATCAGGCTAAATATCGTTTCGATGATCAGAAATTTGATGGCGGAAATTTGAATCTGAACGCCAACTATGGCTGGAAAATTGGCAAAAATGGGTTCCTGAACCTAACGGGCGACTATAACCAGCGCGATCATACGAACCGGGCCAACACGCCAGGTATCGATTCGACGCTGCAACGGCGGCAATATGGTGATGCACAAATTAAAAATACGTCGCTGTATGCAAACTCTCAGATTCCGCTCAGTGCGAATACCAATCTGTATGCTTTCGGAGGAATTAATTTTCGGAAAGGCGATGCCTATGCCTGGACCCGGTCGGCCGATAGCCCGCGTAACATTCCCTCAATTTATCCGAACGGATTCGACCCCATTATTACCAGCAACATTACCGACGGTACGTTTGCGGCTGGTGTTCGGACTACTACAAAGCGTGGCTGGAACATCGATTTTGGCAATATTTTTGGCTCGAACCGCTTCGACTACGGCGTAAAGAACACGCTAAACGCATCGATGGGAGCCTCATCGCCACGCGAGTTCAATGCAGGCGGATTTCAATTGCAGCAAAACGTAACGGGCTTGCACTTTACGCGCTTCTTTAAAAACACCTTTCAGGGATTCAACGTAGCGTTTGGGTCGGAGTTCCGGTATGAAAACTATAAGATTTTTGCCGGTGAAGAGGCATCATATAAAGCCTATGATATTACAAAGGCTGCTGGTTCGCAGGGGTTTCCGGGTTTCCAGCCAAGTAATGTGGTTAACCAAAGCCGTACCAACCTGGGTTTATATATTGACACGGAAGCCGATCTGACAAAAGCATTCATGATTGGGGCTGCTGCCCGTTATGAACACTATAGCGATTTTGGAAGTACGATAAACGGTAAACTATCGAGCCGGTTGAAGGTTAGCCCTGGCTTTATGCTTCGGGGAACATTAAGCACCGGCTTCCGGGCACCGTCGCTGGCACAGAAGTATTTCAATTCAACCATTACCAATTTTGTAGGTGGACAACCCATTCAGGTGCAGATTGCTCAGAACGGAAGCGACATCACAAAAGCGCTCGGTGTACCTCCCCTTAAACAGGAAACGTCAGTAAATGCCAGTCTGGGCTTTACGAGCGAATTGGGAAGCGGCTTTACGTTAACCGTCGATGGGTATTATGTTCGCATCAAAGATCGGGTAGTGCTGACTGGGCAGTTTAGCAACGATCTGCCCGAAATTTCCGATGCCCTTAACCAGCTAAATGTAAGCCAGGTGCAGTTTTTTACGAATGCTATTTCGACCCGTACCCGTGGTATCGACATCGTACTGGCTCACCATGCACAGGTTGGAAAGGGGCGTCTGAACACATCGCTGGGCATGAACTTCAACTCGCTTGATACCATCAGCGTTAATACAAACGAAAAGCTTAAGCCTTATAAAGATCTATACTTCGATCTGCGCGAGTACTATTTCGTGAAAGCGTCGGCACCACCATCAAAAATTAACCTGACAGTCGACTACAGCATCGACAAATGGGCGTTTTTAGTGCGCTTTGTGCGGTTTGGCGAGGTGAAACTGGCCAACTGGAATTATGACCCCGTAAATCTGGATATATACCACCCCAAAGTGACGACCGATATGTCGATCTCTTATCGCTTTACTCCGCAGGTAGGATTGTCGATCGGCGGCTCAAATATTTTTAATGTCTATCCAGACCTGCATCGAGCCGATCTTACCGAATCGGGTGGTGCCTGGGATCCGGTTCAGATGGGTATAAATGGTGCGTACTGGTTTGGAAAACTCAATTTTCGGTTTTAG
- a CDS encoding FAD-dependent oxidoreductase, translating to MIANYTEAAVCQIDELADGQLKEVRVGDTDVLLARVDGQFYALHPKCSHYQAPLAKGILNGNRLVCPWHNACFDIRNGHRLESPALNGLPMHEVRLEGDQVFVRLTTDKESLENPMAAPDDANMETYVIVGGGGAAAFAAEGLREGGFTGKIVILTASQEGPYDRPNCSKDYLQGQAPDEWMPLRTDEFYQDYGIEIRTNVHVSAVDSKSKQIILDSGEAIHYDKSLICSGGKPNVLPGLDSNLKGVYTLRSLHDSQQLRELGQPGKRIVIVGSSFIGLEGAMSLRKLGAEIDVVGPEPVPFAKILGQKIGQIVQHWHEKEGIRFHLGRQVSTLEGTESVNAVLLDTGERLPADVVLLGLGVKPNTHFLKDIPLKKDGGVQTDAYLQIADGLYAAGDIAYYPTADGSQRIEHWKVAGLQGHIAGLNMAGKEIAYDAVPFFWTNQQGKRINYIGHAKDFDTILYDGDPETDESFLALYIQNNQIKAAAGLKRDQDIIAIKELMQEGRLPSADKAQQGIKWTELLKKASSAA from the coding sequence ATGATCGCTAACTACACTGAAGCCGCCGTTTGCCAGATCGATGAACTGGCAGACGGCCAACTCAAAGAAGTTCGTGTGGGAGATACTGACGTATTACTGGCGCGTGTCGATGGCCAGTTCTATGCTCTTCACCCAAAATGCTCACACTACCAGGCTCCTTTGGCAAAAGGAATATTAAATGGGAATCGATTAGTTTGTCCCTGGCATAATGCCTGCTTCGATATTCGGAATGGACATCGACTCGAATCACCAGCATTAAACGGACTGCCTATGCATGAAGTGCGGCTAGAAGGCGATCAGGTATTTGTACGACTAACAACTGATAAAGAAAGCCTGGAGAATCCAATGGCAGCGCCGGACGATGCCAATATGGAGACCTACGTTATTGTTGGAGGAGGAGGTGCGGCAGCCTTTGCAGCAGAGGGTTTGCGAGAAGGTGGCTTTACGGGGAAAATTGTAATACTGACGGCCAGTCAGGAAGGGCCGTACGACCGCCCAAACTGTTCAAAAGATTATTTGCAGGGGCAAGCTCCCGACGAGTGGATGCCCCTCCGCACTGATGAATTTTATCAGGATTATGGCATCGAAATCCGCACAAACGTACACGTTTCGGCCGTAGACTCTAAATCGAAACAAATCATATTAGATTCTGGCGAGGCTATTCACTATGACAAATCTCTCATTTGCTCAGGTGGCAAACCTAATGTCTTGCCGGGCTTAGACTCCAATTTGAAAGGCGTTTATACACTTAGGAGCCTGCACGATAGCCAGCAGTTGCGCGAGTTGGGGCAGCCAGGTAAACGGATCGTTATTGTTGGCAGTTCATTTATTGGCCTGGAAGGTGCCATGAGTTTGCGAAAGCTCGGTGCAGAAATTGATGTTGTTGGCCCGGAGCCCGTTCCATTCGCCAAAATACTGGGGCAAAAAATTGGACAGATAGTGCAACACTGGCACGAAAAAGAAGGCATTCGGTTTCATCTGGGGCGTCAGGTTAGTACTTTAGAAGGAACTGAGTCCGTAAATGCCGTTTTGCTTGATACTGGCGAACGGCTTCCGGCCGATGTGGTTCTACTTGGGTTAGGCGTAAAACCCAATACTCATTTTTTGAAAGATATTCCATTAAAAAAAGACGGCGGAGTACAAACTGATGCCTATTTACAAATAGCTGATGGTTTATATGCCGCTGGTGATATAGCATACTATCCAACCGCCGATGGATCACAACGCATCGAACATTGGAAAGTTGCCGGACTGCAAGGGCATATTGCCGGACTGAATATGGCTGGTAAAGAAATTGCTTACGATGCAGTTCCATTTTTCTGGACCAATCAACAGGGAAAACGCATCAATTATATTGGCCATGCAAAGGACTTCGATACTATTTTATACGACGGCGACCCCGAAACAGATGAGTCGTTTTTGGCCTTGTATATTCAGAATAACCAGATTAAGGCTGCGGCTGGCCTGAAGCGGGATCAGGACATAATTGCGATAAAAGAATTGATGCAGGAAGGTCGACTACCATCGGCCGATAAGGCTCAGCAAGGAATAAAATGGACCGAATTGCTGAAAAAAGCATCGTCAGCAGCATGA
- a CDS encoding 3'-5' exonuclease, with translation MTHQLALKKPLAFFDLETTGINVAKDRIIDICIVKAMPNGEVISKSQRVNPGMPIPLESSLIHGIYDDDVKDAPPFKTVARTLAQFMEGCDLAGFNSNRFDVPLLVEEFLRANVDFEMKNRRMVDAQRIFHLMEPRNLTAAYKFYCNKDLIGAHGAEADTIASLEVLNAQVQRYRGMVAKTDSGQDIIFENDIDMLHSLTANNNVDLAGRIITNGKGEEVFNFGKHKGLPVLEVLKKEPSFYDWMLKGEFPLDTKRRLTEIRLRMFSNGNGRK, from the coding sequence ATGACGCATCAACTTGCCCTCAAAAAGCCGCTGGCTTTTTTTGATCTGGAAACGACAGGCATCAATGTTGCTAAAGACCGTATCATTGACATCTGCATTGTGAAAGCAATGCCCAATGGTGAGGTCATTAGCAAAAGCCAGCGTGTAAATCCAGGTATGCCGATTCCACTTGAATCGAGCTTAATTCATGGAATTTATGACGACGACGTAAAGGACGCTCCTCCTTTTAAGACGGTTGCCCGAACGCTGGCGCAGTTTATGGAAGGATGCGATCTGGCTGGTTTTAACAGCAATCGTTTCGATGTCCCATTATTAGTCGAAGAATTTTTGCGGGCCAATGTTGATTTTGAGATGAAAAATCGCCGGATGGTTGATGCCCAGCGGATTTTTCATCTCATGGAACCCCGCAACTTAACAGCAGCCTACAAATTTTATTGCAACAAAGATCTGATTGGTGCTCATGGAGCCGAAGCCGATACAATTGCTTCGCTCGAAGTATTGAATGCCCAGGTCCAACGCTATCGGGGCATGGTTGCCAAAACTGACAGCGGGCAGGATATTATTTTTGAAAACGACATCGACATGCTTCACAGCCTTACGGCCAATAATAATGTTGATTTGGCGGGCCGAATTATTACAAACGGTAAAGGCGAAGAAGTTTTTAATTTCGGCAAACATAAAGGGCTACCCGTGCTGGAAGTGCTCAAAAAAGAGCCATCTTTCTATGACTGGATGCTAAAAGGTGAATTTCCACTCGACACGAAACGGCGCTTAACCGAAATCCGGCTGCGCATGTTTAGTAACGGAAATGGAAGAAAATAG
- the nuoK gene encoding NADH-quinone oxidoreductase subunit NuoK, whose translation MQPTQDVLIPEVIQQIPLTYYLILSTALFVIGIIGVLTRRNAIIIFMSIELMLNAVNLLLIAFSSYRSDSSGQVFVFFIMAVAAAEVSVGLAIIVMIYRNTRSIDVGLLNKLKW comes from the coding sequence ATGCAACCCACGCAGGACGTCCTCATTCCGGAAGTCATTCAGCAAATACCGCTCACGTATTATCTGATCCTCAGCACCGCGCTGTTCGTTATCGGCATTATTGGTGTTCTGACCCGGCGTAATGCCATCATCATTTTCATGTCTATTGAATTGATGTTGAACGCCGTTAACTTATTATTGATCGCCTTTTCGTCCTACCGTTCCGACTCGTCGGGGCAGGTATTCGTCTTTTTTATTATGGCAGTAGCCGCAGCCGAAGTATCGGTTGGTCTGGCTATTATTGTCATGATTTACCGAAATACCCGATCAATCGACGTCGGATTGCTTAATAAGTTGAAATGGTGA
- the nuoL gene encoding NADH-quinone oxidoreductase subunit L: MQIELLCALIPLFPLIGFLINGIGFRRVPNGLVGAIATIAVLASFLTSAYLFGAFIGNAGRTGSEAPLVATLFDWISVGDLHINFSFQIDQLSLLMLLVVTGVGTLIHLYSIGYMHHDEGFGKFMAFLNLFIFFMLLLVMGSNYVIMFIGWEGVGLCSYLLIGFWNKNINYNNAARKAFVMNRIGDLGFLLGIFLLINTFGTVEYVDIFKQATSLEIGDSTVLLITILLFVGAMGKSAQIPLYTWLPDAMAGPTPVSALIHAATMVTAGIYMVVRSNVLYTLAPLTLEIVGIIAIATALLAASIGLLQNDIKKVLAYSTVSQLGYMFLGLSATAYTAGMFHVITHAFFKALLFLGAGSVIHAMSDEQDIRKMGGLRKALPITFITFLIGTIAISGLPPFAGFFSKDEILAHVFEHNKILWALGVLGSGLTSFYMFRLLFLTFFGEFRGTEEQRHHLHESPATMTAPLVILAILSAIGGGLNLPGSGWLGDFMAPLFEGSRHVNPEAFAESTIEHSTEYILMAVSAGVALLALVIAYVMYISRGAVPVADTAERSGPEQLVYNKYYVDELYDAVIVRPIRGLGDALYSFGEGVIDGIVNGVAWLVRQSAAQLRLLQSGSIGFYVFAMVLSIAAIFALRFFIRF, translated from the coding sequence ATGCAAATAGAATTACTCTGTGCGCTAATTCCGCTTTTTCCGCTGATTGGATTTCTCATCAACGGTATTGGTTTTCGTCGGGTACCAAACGGTCTGGTGGGAGCCATTGCCACAATAGCGGTCCTGGCTTCCTTCTTAACCTCGGCTTATTTATTTGGTGCGTTTATCGGTAATGCTGGTCGCACAGGCAGCGAAGCACCGCTGGTTGCCACTCTTTTCGACTGGATTAGCGTTGGCGATTTACACATTAATTTCTCCTTCCAGATCGACCAGTTATCGTTGTTGATGTTGCTGGTTGTAACGGGTGTAGGTACGCTGATTCACCTCTATAGCATCGGCTACATGCACCACGACGAAGGGTTTGGCAAGTTTATGGCTTTCCTGAACCTGTTCATTTTTTTCATGTTGCTGCTCGTAATGGGCTCCAACTATGTAATTATGTTCATCGGTTGGGAAGGTGTTGGCTTGTGTTCCTATCTGCTTATTGGCTTCTGGAACAAAAATATAAACTACAACAATGCCGCCCGGAAAGCCTTTGTCATGAACCGAATTGGCGATTTGGGCTTTTTGTTAGGCATATTCCTACTCATCAATACCTTCGGTACGGTTGAGTATGTCGATATTTTCAAACAGGCAACCAGTCTGGAAATTGGCGACAGTACGGTGCTGCTCATTACCATCCTCCTTTTTGTTGGTGCTATGGGCAAATCGGCTCAGATTCCGCTCTATACCTGGCTACCCGATGCAATGGCTGGCCCAACCCCGGTTTCGGCGCTGATCCATGCGGCAACAATGGTGACTGCCGGAATCTACATGGTCGTTCGGTCAAATGTTCTCTATACGCTGGCCCCATTGACGCTGGAAATTGTTGGCATCATTGCCATTGCTACAGCGCTCCTTGCCGCATCTATTGGTCTGCTTCAGAACGATATTAAGAAAGTGCTTGCCTATTCGACCGTATCGCAACTCGGTTATATGTTCCTGGGCTTAAGTGCAACAGCTTATACAGCGGGCATGTTCCACGTCATTACGCACGCATTCTTCAAAGCACTCCTGTTCCTTGGTGCCGGTAGTGTGATCCACGCCATGTCCGACGAACAGGATATTCGTAAGATGGGTGGTTTGCGGAAAGCGTTGCCAATTACGTTTATTACGTTCCTGATCGGAACCATTGCCATCTCGGGCTTACCCCCATTTGCCGGTTTCTTCTCAAAAGATGAAATTCTGGCACACGTTTTCGAACACAACAAAATCTTGTGGGCACTAGGCGTTCTGGGTTCAGGACTTACGTCCTTCTATATGTTCCGTCTGTTGTTCCTGACATTCTTTGGCGAATTCAGAGGAACTGAAGAACAGCGCCATCACCTGCACGAGTCGCCAGCAACCATGACCGCACCGCTGGTTATTCTGGCAATTCTGTCGGCCATTGGTGGCGGGCTGAATCTGCCAGGTTCAGGTTGGTTGGGCGATTTTATGGCACCTTTGTTCGAAGGTTCGCGGCACGTTAATCCAGAAGCCTTTGCCGAATCGACAATTGAACATAGCACCGAATACATACTCATGGCCGTTTCGGCTGGCGTTGCCCTACTGGCCCTTGTTATAGCCTATGTTATGTACATTAGCCGTGGTGCTGTTCCAGTAGCTGATACGGCCGAACGGTCAGGCCCCGAACAGCTTGTTTATAACAAATACTACGTCGATGAATTGTACGATGCCGTCATCGTTCGGCCTATTCGTGGGCTGGGCGATGCCTTATATAGCTTTGGCGAAGGGGTTATCGATGGTATTGTTAATGGTGTTGCCTGGCTGGTACGCCAAAGTGCAGCTCAACTTCGGTTGCTCCAGAGTGGTTCTATTGGCTTTTATGTTTTTGCAATGGTGTTAAGTATTGCCGCCATTTTTGCACTACGATTTTTCATTCGGTTTTAG
- a CDS encoding NADH-quinone oxidoreductase subunit M, translating to MLTLFLILYPTVAATLILLFRGERVKQAALVAALVELVLAGYAFFAFKPDATSQFGFDYPWLGSMGIRFSAGIDGISVLLVLLTGLLVPFIILSTFNRSYDRPSTFYALMLYMQAALVGVFTARDGFLFYLFFEAALIPIYFLAAMWGGENRIPVTFKFFIYTIFGSLFMLLALVYLYYQTPPTAMAAHSAAIEDFYKLKLTPEAQNWVFWAFFIAFAIKMPVFPFHTWQPDTYVESPTPATMLLAGIMLKMGIYGLIRFILPIVPLGVATWGKTAIILSVIGIIYGAIIAIRQRDMKRLIAYSSFSHVGLMAAGVFSQTETGMQGALVQMLAHGINVVGLFFAADVIFSRTNTRQLDQLGGITQTTPKLTVFFMIMMLGSVALPLTNGFIGEFLLLHGVFTYNHYLGLAAGFTIIFGAVYMLRMFQKSMFGPTSMRTESFSDLTSTESWVFVPLVVMVFWIGVYPHTFLHVTEPAVANLMKYIGTTTVSMK from the coding sequence ATGCTTACACTTTTTCTGATTCTTTATCCTACCGTAGCTGCTACACTGATTCTGCTTTTTCGGGGCGAACGCGTAAAACAAGCGGCTTTAGTAGCTGCGTTGGTCGAATTGGTTTTAGCAGGTTACGCATTTTTTGCCTTTAAGCCGGATGCTACATCGCAGTTTGGTTTCGACTACCCCTGGCTGGGCTCGATGGGCATTCGTTTCAGTGCAGGAATCGATGGAATCAGCGTTTTGCTGGTATTACTAACTGGCTTACTAGTTCCGTTCATTATTCTATCGACCTTCAACCGGAGCTACGACCGCCCCTCTACATTCTATGCGCTGATGCTCTATATGCAGGCTGCGCTGGTGGGCGTGTTCACAGCCCGCGATGGCTTTTTGTTCTATCTCTTCTTCGAAGCAGCACTGATTCCTATTTATTTTCTGGCTGCTATGTGGGGTGGCGAAAACCGGATTCCGGTTACGTTTAAATTCTTCATTTATACCATCTTCGGCAGTTTGTTCATGTTGCTGGCTCTAGTGTATTTATACTACCAGACGCCACCAACTGCCATGGCAGCCCATTCGGCAGCAATCGAAGATTTTTATAAGCTAAAACTAACGCCCGAAGCCCAAAACTGGGTATTCTGGGCATTCTTTATTGCCTTTGCCATCAAAATGCCAGTGTTCCCATTCCATACCTGGCAACCCGATACCTATGTTGAATCGCCAACGCCAGCCACGATGCTGCTGGCTGGTATCATGCTCAAAATGGGTATTTATGGTTTGATCCGCTTTATTCTGCCCATAGTTCCGCTGGGCGTTGCCACCTGGGGTAAAACAGCCATTATTTTGTCGGTAATTGGCATTATTTATGGTGCGATTATCGCTATTCGTCAGCGCGATATGAAACGACTGATTGCCTACTCGTCGTTTTCGCACGTTGGCCTAATGGCAGCGGGGGTATTTTCGCAAACTGAAACCGGTATGCAGGGAGCGCTGGTACAGATGCTGGCCCACGGGATTAATGTTGTTGGCTTATTTTTTGCCGCCGATGTGATTTTCTCACGAACAAATACACGCCAGCTCGATCAGCTTGGCGGCATTACACAAACCACACCCAAGCTGACCGTCTTCTTTATGATTATGATGCTGGGCAGTGTTGCGTTGCCCCTCACAAACGGGTTTATTGGCGAGTTCCTGCTGTTGCATGGCGTCTTTACTTACAATCATTATCTGGGATTAGCAGCTGGCTTTACCATCATATTTGGTGCGGTTTATATGCTGCGGATGTTTCAGAAAAGCATGTTTGGTCCAACATCTATGCGAACAGAATCATTTAGTGACCTAACCAGTACCGAAAGCTGGGTATTTGTTCCTTTAGTGGTTATGGTTTTCTGGATTGGAGTTTATCCGCATACATTTTTACACGTTACGGAACCAGCCGTTGCCAATCTGATGAAATACATCGGCACCACAACGGTGTCTATGAAATAA
- a CDS encoding NADH-quinone oxidoreductase subunit N — protein sequence MLPIVLLSIFGIILLFLGFLKSRAVLLPATLLFLLIALAVNFLDWNKTYLYFNDMLRTSNLTMVFTAIVLGSAFMVVALSSNFLRDESAQPAEYYSIILFSLVGAIIMMGFENLIMLFVGVEILSVAMYVLTGSDKRNLRSNEAALKYLLMGSFATGIMLFGMALLYGATGTFTITGIGSYAANPQMGLSLLLYVGLLMLLIGLLFKVSAAPFHFWTPDVYDGAPTIFTAFMSTVVKTAGFAALFRLLSVSFGGVYTFWWTILAIITALTLVAGNITAVYQNSFKRMMAYSSISHAGYLLIGLAALGTQTKQAIVFYSLAYSIATISAFGVLLLVAQQRATQTFSGDGVTTENFDSFNGLARQNPLLGFAMTVSMLSLAGIPLTAGFWGKFYMFSTAVERGQIWLLVVAVLMSAVGIYYYFRVIIAMYFRDGATEPILVAPFYRYVLLAATILTLGLGIAPGLLQGLF from the coding sequence ATGCTTCCCATCGTTCTGTTGTCGATTTTTGGTATTATACTCCTGTTTTTAGGCTTTTTGAAGTCTAGAGCAGTGCTATTGCCAGCTACACTACTATTCCTGCTGATTGCGCTGGCTGTCAATTTCCTCGACTGGAACAAAACCTATCTCTATTTCAATGATATGCTGCGAACCAGCAACCTGACAATGGTCTTTACGGCTATTGTGCTGGGGTCTGCATTTATGGTCGTAGCCTTGTCGAGTAATTTTCTTCGGGACGAATCAGCTCAGCCAGCCGAATATTACAGTATTATTCTGTTTTCGCTGGTAGGTGCCATCATCATGATGGGTTTCGAAAATCTGATTATGTTATTCGTAGGTGTCGAAATCCTGTCGGTTGCCATGTATGTACTTACGGGTAGCGATAAGCGTAATCTGCGATCAAACGAAGCCGCTCTGAAATACCTGCTGATGGGGTCATTCGCTACCGGCATTATGCTGTTTGGCATGGCGCTGTTGTATGGAGCCACCGGCACATTCACAATCACGGGTATTGGCTCTTATGCAGCCAATCCACAAATGGGCTTATCCCTACTCCTCTATGTAGGCTTGCTCATGTTGCTGATTGGTTTGCTGTTTAAAGTGTCGGCGGCCCCCTTCCATTTCTGGACCCCCGATGTCTACGATGGTGCCCCTACGATCTTTACGGCCTTTATGTCGACGGTTGTAAAAACGGCTGGCTTTGCGGCCCTATTCCGGTTACTTTCGGTATCGTTTGGCGGTGTCTATACCTTCTGGTGGACAATTCTGGCAATTATTACGGCCTTAACACTCGTTGCTGGCAACATTACGGCCGTTTATCAGAATAGCTTTAAGCGAATGATGGCCTATTCGAGCATTTCTCATGCTGGTTATCTGCTTATCGGCTTAGCGGCCTTAGGTACGCAAACTAAACAGGCAATTGTGTTTTACTCACTGGCCTATTCGATCGCCACAATCTCAGCTTTTGGCGTACTGCTTCTGGTAGCACAACAACGGGCAACGCAAACCTTCTCGGGCGATGGTGTAACAACTGAAAACTTCGATTCATTTAATGGACTGGCTCGACAAAATCCGCTTCTTGGCTTTGCGATGACTGTTTCGATGCTCTCGCTGGCTGGCATTCCATTAACGGCGGGGTTCTGGGGGAAGTTTTATATGTTTTCAACAGCCGTTGAGCGTGGCCAAATCTGGTTATTAGTAGTGGCGGTTCTGATGTCGGCTGTTGGTATTTATTACTACTTCCGGGTAATCATTGCTATGTATTTTCGCGATGGTGCAACGGAGCCCATTCTGGTTGCGCCGTTCTATCGATATGTGCTTCTGGCGGCCACAATTCTAACACTTGGCTTAGGAATTGCGCCGGGTTTATTACAGGGTTTGTTCTAA
- a CDS encoding GtrA family protein: MNVSSIEQPKPKEYKDIFSFFLTALLGASINFVSQIFYRNYFDYATSVLCGYLTATVLTFLPTKRYAFAAAKTGNTAREAIKFLVIALVALIVQVYVSKYTLEWVANPLFPTASDLWREKGSHVVGMGMSFMANYFGHKLLTFRSTGVYDKLRARAPRQNEEQL; encoded by the coding sequence GTGAACGTGAGCAGCATAGAACAGCCAAAGCCTAAGGAGTATAAGGATATTTTCTCATTTTTTCTAACGGCTTTGCTGGGAGCATCTATCAATTTCGTTAGCCAGATATTTTACCGGAACTACTTCGACTACGCTACCAGTGTTCTTTGTGGCTATCTGACAGCCACAGTTCTTACGTTTTTACCAACCAAACGATATGCTTTTGCCGCTGCCAAAACAGGCAACACCGCCCGCGAGGCTATTAAGTTTCTGGTTATTGCGCTGGTAGCCCTTATTGTTCAGGTTTACGTGTCCAAGTATACGCTGGAATGGGTTGCCAATCCACTCTTCCCTACTGCCTCTGACCTATGGCGCGAAAAAGGCTCTCATGTAGTTGGTATGGGCATGAGTTTTATGGCAAATTATTTTGGGCACAAACTACTGACCTTTCGTAGTACTGGCGTATATGATAAGCTACGCGCACGAGCACCCCGGCAAAATGAAGAGCAATTATAA